TAATAAATCCAAATCCTTTTGTTTCGTTAAAAAATTTTACTGTACCGTTTTGCATTGTTTGTTTAATTTATAATTACTAAAATTTAAAATAATTTTTATTGAAAAGGATGTGATCTTACCACATCAATGTTTTTTCTAATCAGTTTATGTATATCGTTAAGGTATGGCTTTTCATCTTCTGTACAGAATGAAAGCGCAGTTCCTGATTCGCCCGCACGCCCTGTACGGCCTATGCGGTGTACATAGGTTTCGGCCTGTTCGGGAATTTCAAAATTTATTACATGTGTTAATTTATCCACATCAATACCGCGCGAAGCAATATCTGTTGCCACCAGCACATGTACCTTCCTGTTTTTAAAACCCTCCAAAGCGCGCTCGCGTGCACCCTGCGATTTATCACCATGTATGGCTTCGGCTTTAATGCCGTTTTTATTGAGCTCTTTGGTCACCCTGTCGGCACCGCGCTTGGTGCGTGTAAACACCAGTGCATGATCAATACCATTTGACTTGAGCACATGACGAAGCAACGAGCGTTTATTTTCTTTTTTTACATGATATACAAACTGCTTCACCATTTCTGTAGGAGTGGAAACAGGGGTTACGTTTACTTTAACAGGATTACTCAGCAGCGTGTTGGCAAGTTTCATGATTTCAGGAGCTACTGTTGCAGAGAAAAATATGGTTTGCCTTTGTTGAGGGAGTTTTGCAATAACTTTTTTAATGTCGTTAATAAAGCCCATATCCAACATACGGTCGGCTTCATCCAGCACAAAATATGCTATATGCTGAAGATTTACGTAGCCTTGTTGCATAAGGTCAAGCAGGCGACCCGGTGTTGCAATAAGCACATCGGCACCTTTTTTCAAAGCATTGGTTTGATTTAGTTGCGATACACCACCAAACACCACCACATGGCGGTAAGGCAGCTTGTTTCCGTAATCAGTAAAACTTTCGCCAATTTGTATGGCAAGCTCGCGGGTAGGAGCAAGTATTAAGGCTTTTATGGTGTTGGAGGGTTTTTGATTTTTATTATGTAGCAATTGCAGAATAGGTAATGCAAATGCTGCTGTTTTGCCGGTTCCTGTTTGCGCACATCCAAAAATGTCGCGGCCGTCTAATAAAGCGGGTATTGATTGTGCTTGTATGGGAGTAGGTTTTTCATACTCCAGTTTTCTTAATGCATCCAATATGGGTGCAATAAGGTTTAAATTTGAAAATGTCATTAAATACTATCTCGGTTTTTTAATACAGGCTTTTTGTAGTTGATATAAAGTGCCT
This portion of the Bacteroidia bacterium genome encodes:
- a CDS encoding DEAD/DEAH box helicase, encoding MTFSNLNLIAPILDALRKLEYEKPTPIQAQSIPALLDGRDIFGCAQTGTGKTAAFALPILQLLHNKNQKPSNTIKALILAPTRELAIQIGESFTDYGNKLPYRHVVVFGGVSQLNQTNALKKGADVLIATPGRLLDLMQQGYVNLQHIAYFVLDEADRMLDMGFINDIKKVIAKLPQQRQTIFFSATVAPEIMKLANTLLSNPVKVNVTPVSTPTEMVKQFVYHVKKENKRSLLRHVLKSNGIDHALVFTRTKRGADRVTKELNKNGIKAEAIHGDKSQGARERALEGFKNRKVHVLVATDIASRGIDVDKLTHVINFEIPEQAETYVHRIGRTGRAGESGTALSFCTEDEKPYLNDIHKLIRKNIDVVRSHPFQ